In Thunnus albacares chromosome 10, fThuAlb1.1, whole genome shotgun sequence, a single window of DNA contains:
- the LOC122991027 gene encoding beta-1,3-galactosyltransferase 2-like, with product MTENSISKSEKTPWTRTRRWLCFLTLFLVIVTLVLLCYSSSLEPLHIWIYKIWSTKSYNTQQHMTTNGSTSPAQPSTSEYFVAYPHQYHFILDEPDRCQQESPFVVLMIPVAPHNREARDVIRKTWCRETRVLGRVISHYFLLGRSKEGHGLEKQVLQESQKNHDILQSDFLDTYNNLTIKTMVMFEWLSNHCPNTLYAMKIDSDMFLNVHKLVDMLLKAPQHLYMTGMLAQGAPVLRDHNSKWFLPYSAFPESTYPPYALGLGYVFSLDLPKKIVEASAHVKAIYIEDVYVGLCMRHLNIALTNPPNGGLFRAIMQKETRCYWTSVITTILGSPKQLLDVWGAYQTEVQGGC from the exons atgacagaaaactcCATATCCAAAAG TGAAAAGACTCCATGGACAAGAACTAGACGATGGTTGTGCTTTTTGACGCTGTTCCTCGTGATCGTAACTTTAGTGTTACTTTGCTACAGTTCAAGCCTCGAGCCTTTGCACATTTGGATTTATAAGATTTGGTCAACCAAATCTTACAACACTCAACAACATATGACTACAAATGGCAGT ACCTCACCAGCCCAGCCTTCAACATCAGAGTACTTTGTGGCATACCCACACCAGTACCATTTCATATTGGACGAACCAGATAGATGTCAGCAGGAAAGCCCATTCGTGGTTCTTATGATCCCAGTCGCACCTCACAACAGAGAGGCACGTGATGTTATCCGCAAAACGTGGTGCAGAGAAACCAGAGTGCTGGGTCGAGTGATCAGCCACTATTTCCTGCTGGGACGGTCTAAAGAGGGACATGGGTTAGAGAAGCAA GTGTTACAAGAAAGCCAGAAAAATCATGACATTCTCCAGAGTGACTTCTTGGACACCTACAACAACCTCACCATTAAAACCATGGTCATGTTTGAATGGCTCAGCAACCACTGCCCCAACACCTTGTATGCCATGAAGATTGACTCTGACATGTTCCTTAATGTCCACAAACTCGTTGACATGCTTTTGAAAGCCCCCCAACATCTGTACATGACAGGAATGTTGGCACAGGGTGCTCCTGTTCTTCGAGACCATAACTCAAAGTGGTTTCTGCCTTATTCTGCCTTTCCTGAGTCCACGTACCCTCCTTATGCCCTGGGACTGGGCTATGTGTTCTCACTGGATTTACCTAAAAAGATAGTAGAGGCATCTGCACATGTAAAAGCTATTTACATTGAAGATGTGTATGTGGGACTGTGTATGAGACATCTAAATATTGCACTAACAAATCCTCCTAATGGTGGTCTCTTCAGGGCAATAATGCAAAAGGAGACGCGCTGTTACTGGACATCTGTCATTACAACAATACTGGGCAGCCCTAAGCAGCTTTTAGATGTATGGGGAGCATATCAGACTGAAGTACAAGGGGGCTGTTGA